A stretch of the Uranotaenia lowii strain MFRU-FL chromosome 3, ASM2978415v1, whole genome shotgun sequence genome encodes the following:
- the LOC129751979 gene encoding uncharacterized protein K02A2.6-like, whose protein sequence is MKFFSPAFQVENSRALPPFRCEEIERGQLAREWRSWRLSLEVYFEAYGITDQSKMRANLLHLGGSQLQRVYNSLPDVDKISLVATKPNFYDTAVNKLQEYFEPGRQCVLGRRRLRTITQEKNERFAHFLLRLRQQLPDCGLDQYSLEVQEVLTEILLIDAIIEGCSSDELRRRILQKDRALVEIEEIGSMLENVEQQVKDFGQMSSEKQPEKVFQVEAKQFKNSTPFNSRNANWQRGAKCFNCGVQGHISSSVNCKARNQKCRRCDVVGHFESVCRERKRSNSDWKPNKIKRVRMLEQPEPEIPETGRGKEVRYMEQKGNDNEESNKRFYCFHLGNDSNVLDCKIGGVVIRMLVDSGSDINLIDQGTWEFMKCQQVKVEEMIKGCKQVVKAYGQDKPLPILGTFKGFIEIGTKSTYASFSVVEGGQRCLLGDATAKQLGVLKVGVDVNQLDSKPVFAKIKDIQVNIHMDPSMKPVFQPVRRIPIPYEEAVNRKLNQLLENDIIEVKKGPASWVSPLVVVGKANGEPRVCLDLRRVNEAVMRERYPMPMVDEILARIGKGAVRSRLDIREAFLQTELAPDSRDITTFITSRGLFRFKRLPFGLVSAPEIFQRVMEEILAGCEGTVVYLDDIYIEGKTREEHDRRLKIVLHRLNERGVALNKEKCVIGQPEVLFLGHVISAEGIRPSPSKVESLLSFRAPVNVNEVKSFLGLANYLNKYIHNLADLDEPLRRLTQTDVKFEWKDEQQTSFENIKKALANTPQLGYFNVKHQTSVIVDASPTALGAVLVQTSNNENRVVCYASKSLTDTEKRYCQTEKEALAAVWAVERFQMYLLGLKFDLVTDCKALQYLFIPRSKPCARIERWVLRLQGFTYSVKHIAGPKNIADVLSRLTTLEPKPFDHSEELFVQEIAAAAATNAALRWEEVEQVSAQDDDIKQVLDALRNDKVHELPVCLRTVANELCQVGNILMRGDRIVVPSSLRQRVLTIAHEGHPGVRMMKSHLRASVWWPKLDQDVENYVKRCRGCALVAAPNPPEPMSRRDLPSGPWEDLAIDFLGPLPEGQYLFVVVDFYSRYFEVCEMKTISAESTIQELTTMFSRFGVPLTLTADNAPQLSKDCEEFARFCSDYGIKLVNTIPYWPQMNGEVERQNRTILKRLKIAQELGQNWRNELQKFLLTYRSSTHTTTGRSPAELMFGHRIRTKLPQISTSTVEDEAMRDFDRVNKEKGKQYSDNRRGAQESGIKEGDLVLMKRAKKDNKLSTEYVNEPFVVKSKVGADTNIESVETGRKFRRNAAHLKKLMDTTEVVNERDRHNERDPLELPQCSTFSSGTVDHRVADTQQDSEQAEPSKGRKRKEPSWFDDYVTHFIKKEFENQEDAFGKGRLVHAGSKNKTDLLTSECVEVRQFR, encoded by the exons ATGAAGTTTTTCTCACCGGCATTTCAGGTGGAAAACTCAAGAGCGCTGCCGCCGTTTCGCTGTGAGGAAATTGAACGCGGTCAGTTAGCTAGAGAATGGAGAAGTTGGCGCTTGTCTCTAGAAGTTTACTTTGAAGCGTATGGTATCACGGACCAAAGCAAGATGAGAGCAAATTTGTTGCACCTGGGTGGAAGCCAACTGCAACGCGTATATAATAGTTTGCCCGATGTGGATAAAATATCTTTGGTAGCAACAAAGCCTAATTTCTATGATACGGCTGTCAACAAGTTGCAAGAATATTTTGAACCAGGACGACAATGTGTACTTGGTAGGCGTAGGCTGCGTACAATTACTCAGGAGAAAAATGAacgttttgctcattttttgtTACGTTTGAGGCAGCAGCTACCAGATTGCGGTTTAGACCAGTATTCGTTAGAGGTGCAGGAAGTCTTGACTGAAATCTTATTAATTGATGCCATTATCGAGGGTTGTTCTTCTGACGAGCTTCGTAGAAGAATATTACAGAAAGACAGAGCATTAGTCGAAATCGAAGAAATTGGTAGTATGCTTGAAAACGTGGAGCAACAAGTCAAGGATTTTGGACAAATGAGTTCAGAGAAGCAACCGGAGAAGGTTTTCCAAGTTGAGGcgaaacagtttaaaaattcgACACCTTTTAACTCGCGGAACGCAAATTGGCAACGTGGAGCTAAATGTTTTAACTGCGGTGTACAAGGACACATAAGCTCTTCGGTGAACTGCAAAGCGCGTAACCAGAAATGTCGACGGTGTGATGTGGTAGGGCATTTTGAATCCGTCTGCCGAGAACGTAAGCGAAGCAACTCAGATTGGAAACCAAATAAGATTAAGCGAGTACGAATGTTGGAACAACCGGAACCGGAAATTCCCGAGACGGGTAGAGGCAAGGAAGTTCGCTATATGGAACAGAAAGGAAATGACAACGAGGAATCTAATAAACGTTTTTATTGTTTCCATCTGGGTAATGATAGCAACGTTCTTGACTGCAAAATAGGGGGCGTCGTTATAAGAATGCTAGTCGATTCGGGATCCGATATCAATCTTATTGATCAAGGTACATGGGAATTTATGAAATGTCAACAAGTTAAGGTTGAAGAAATGATAAAAGGTTGCAAGCAAGTTGTCAAAGCTTATGGTCAAGACAAGCCTCTACCGATTTTGGGAACGTTTAAAGGATTCATAGAAATTGGAACAAAATCCACATATGCTTCGTTTTCCGTGGTTGAAGGTGGTCAACGTTGTCTTCTAGGCGACGCAACTGCCAAGCAGTTGGGCGTTTTGAAAGTGGGCGTGGATGTCAACCAATTAGATTCAAAACCGGTATTTGCCAAAATTAAAGATATCCAAGTCAACATCCATATGGATCCATCAATGAAACCCGTTTTTCAACCAGTACGGCGAATACCGATTCCGTATGAAGAAGCCGTCAATCGAAAATTGAACCAACTGTTAGAGAACGACATTATTGAG GTGAAAAAGGGTCCAGCTTCGTGGGTTTCGCCGTTAGTCGTTGTTGGTAAAGCCAACGGTGAACCTCGAGTATGTTTGGACTTGAGACGAGTTAACGAAGCAGTTATGCGGGAAAGATATCCCATGCCGATGGTTGATGAGATTTTGGCACGTATTGGTAAAGGCGCAGTGCGAAGTCGATTGGATATACGTGAGGCTTTCCTTCAGACAGAACTGGCTCCCGATTCACGGGATATTACGACATTTATTACTAGTCGTGGATTGTTTAGGTTCAAACGATTACCTTTCGGATTg GTTTCCGCACCAGAAATATTCCAACGAGTAATGGAAGAAATACTCGCTGGGTGTGAAGGAACCGTTGTGTACCTTGATGATATTTACATAGAAGGGAAAACCCGCGAAGAACATGATCGGCGTCTGAAAATAGTATTGCATCGGCTGAATGAACGAGGAGTGGCTTTGAACAAGGAAAAATGTGTCATAGGTCAACCAGAGGTACTATTTTTAGGGCACGTAATTTCAGCTGAGGGTATTCGACCGTCTCCTTCGAAAGTAGAATCTCTACTTTCCTTCCGTGCACCGGTTAACGTCAATGAGGTTAAAAGTTTTCTAGGTTTAGCCAATTATCTGAACAAGTATATTCATAATCTAGCTGACCTAGATGAACCTCTTAGACGACTGACGCAAACTGACGTAAAGTTCGAGTGGAAAGATGAACAACAAACGTCGTTCGAGAACATCAAAAAGGCTCTGGCGAATACTCCTCAACTAGGCTATTTTAATGTTAAACATCAAACCTCAGTCATAGTAGATGCCAGCCCTACAGCGTTAGGTGCGGTTTTAGTTCAGACAAGTAACAACGAGAACAGAGTAGTGTGTTATGCATCTAAATCTTTAACCGACACCGAAAAACGGTACTGCCAGACAGAAAAGGAGGCATTAGCCGCAGTTTGGGCCGTTGAGCGGTTCCAAATGTATTTACTTGGACTAAAATTCGACCTCGTAACAGACTGCAAAGCGTTGCAATATCTTTTCATACCACGATCAAAACCGTGTGCACGTATAGAACGTTGGGTACTGCGATTGCAGGGGTTTACTTACAGCGTAAAACATATCGCTGGACCTAAAAACATCGCAGACGTCCTATCGCGCTTAACCACCTTGGAACCAAAGCCTTTCGACCACTCAGAAGAACTGTTCGTGCAAGAAATTGCTGCAGCCGCAGCCACAAATGCTGCTCTTAGATGGGAAGAGGTCGAGCAAGTTTCAGCGCAGGATGACGACATAAAACAAGTATTAGATGCTCTTAGAAACGATAAAGTACACGAACTTCCAGTTTGCCTTAGGACTGTGGCTAATGAATTATGCCAAGTTGGGAATATTCTTATGAGAGGGGATCGTATTGTTGTACCAAGCAGTCTGCGTCAAAGAGTTCTGACCATAGCTCACGAAGGACACCCAGGAGTTAGAATGATGAAAAGCCATTTACGGGCATCCGTTTGGTGGCCTAAATTGGATCAGGATGTGGAAAATTATGTCAAACGGTGCAGAGGCTGTGCTCTAGTTGCCGCTCCAAATCCACCTGAACCCATGAGTCGTCGTGATTTACCGTCTGGTCCTTGGGAAGACTTAGCTATTGATTTCCTAGGCCCATTACCAGAAGGACAGTATCTGTTTGTCGTCGTCGATTTTTACAGCAGATACTTTGAGGTATGTGAAATGAAAACCATTTCAGCAGAGAGTACAATTCAAGAACTTACAACAATGTTCAGCCGCTTTGGTGTTCCTTTGACTTTGACAGCAGATAACGCTCCTCAACTATCTAAAGACTGCGAAGAATTTGCACGGTTCTGTTCTGATTACGGTATAAAATTAGTCAATACCATTCCATATTGGCCCCAAATGAACGGGGAAGTCGAACGGCAAAACCGTACAAtcctaaaaagattaaaaatagcTCAAGAGTTAGGGCAAAACTGGCGAAATGAATTGCAAAAGTTTCTTTTAACGTATCGATCCTCTACTCACACCACAACGGGTCGATCTCCGGCAGAGTTGATGTTCGGGCACAGAATACGGACCAAGCTTCCGCAAATCTCTACTTCGACTGTAGAAGATGAAGCCATGCGTGATTTTGACAGAGTCAACAAGGAAAAGGGTAAGCAGTACAGTGACAACAGAAGAGGTGCTCAAGAAAGTGGCATAAAAGAGGGGGATCTAGTTCTTATGAAACGTGCGAAAAAGGACAACAAGTTGAGTACTGAATATGTCAACGAACCCTTTGTAGTGAAAAGCAAAGTCGGAGCAGACACGAACATCGAGTCCGTGGAAACCGGTAGAAAATTTCGTAGGAATGCGGCTCATTTGAAGAAGTTGATGGATACCACCGAAGTAGTCAACGAAAGAGACAGGCATAATGAACGGGATCCTCTAGAACTACCACAGTGTAGTACGTTCTCGTCGGGCACTGTCGATCATCGAGTGGCAGATACACAACAGGATTCAGAACAAGCAGAGCCGTCTAAAGGACGGAAACGCAAGGAGCCTTCGTGGTTTGATGATTACGTGACACACTTCATCAAGAAAG aatttgaaaaccAGGAAGATGCATTTGGGAAGGGTCGATTAGTGCACGCCGGAAGCAAAAACAAAACGGATCTGTTGACCAGTGAATGTGTCGAAGTGCGTCAGTTTAGATGA